In Electrophorus electricus isolate fEleEle1 chromosome 12, fEleEle1.pri, whole genome shotgun sequence, a single window of DNA contains:
- the si:dkey-27i16.2 gene encoding regulator of cell cycle RGCC has protein sequence MSTTNVADFEMELRDLLQEFNEVVEELAAPSQSMPYAFEEQLSAAKQRSALNDGVSDSGIEDADDGSEASHGNILNASMEELNTASMTAAQKAAKLGDTSELQSFIENLDKEISEM, from the exons ACTTCGAGATGGAACTCAGGGATCTTCTTCAGGAATTTAATGAGGTTGTTGAAGAACTGGCCGCTCCGTCGCAGAGCATGCCTTACGCCTTTGAAGAACAGCTCAGCGCGGCTAAACAGCGCTCTGCTCTCAACGATGGAGTGAGTGACAGCGGCATTGAAGACGCGGACGATG GCAGCGAGGCATCCCACGGAAACATCTTAAATGCTAGTATGGAGGAGCTCAACACTGCAAGTATGACAGCTGCACAGAAAG CTGCCAAGCTTGGGGACACATCAGAACTACAGAGCTTCATCGAGAACCTGGACAAAGAGATTTCTG AGATGTGA